A genomic window from Bordetella genomosp. 9 includes:
- a CDS encoding DUF72 domain-containing protein, whose product MQDDLFRDAPLQPPADSSNRTASREIPEVSALRGMAMVLPAPAGQAWSALASQLPAQLRFGVSTWSYPGWEGLVWDGEYDSSTLSKHGLGAYHQHPLLRTVCVDRTFWRPLTANQYGAYAGQVHDDFRFVVKCPASITDAQVRGEEGRTRQANPVFLDPSLAIHEFVRPALEGLGAKLGVLVFQLSPLPWGWLSRPAALFEKLGRMLAAVREALSAHGAVIVAVEVRDPELLGQALVDTLKAHGATFCLGLHGKMPPIEEQLPLLRALWPGPLVCRWNLNRIFGAYGYADAQKKHDPFNAILSEDLSTRTVLARTIRGITGAGQPAYVTVSNDAEGCAPLSIQRLAQAVAG is encoded by the coding sequence ATGCAAGACGATCTTTTCAGAGATGCGCCTCTCCAGCCGCCGGCCGATTCCTCGAACCGTACGGCCTCTCGTGAAATTCCGGAGGTTTCCGCCCTCCGCGGCATGGCCATGGTGCTTCCGGCTCCCGCGGGCCAAGCGTGGAGCGCGCTCGCGAGCCAGCTTCCGGCGCAGTTGCGTTTTGGCGTATCCACTTGGTCGTATCCGGGCTGGGAAGGGCTGGTCTGGGATGGCGAATACGATTCGAGCACGCTGTCGAAGCATGGGCTTGGCGCCTACCATCAGCATCCGCTTTTGCGCACGGTTTGCGTGGATCGCACGTTCTGGCGGCCGTTGACGGCAAACCAGTATGGCGCTTATGCGGGGCAGGTCCATGACGACTTCCGTTTCGTCGTCAAATGTCCCGCCAGCATTACCGATGCGCAGGTGCGTGGCGAAGAAGGCAGGACGCGTCAGGCCAATCCGGTTTTTCTCGATCCGTCGCTGGCCATCCACGAATTCGTGCGGCCGGCGCTGGAAGGCCTGGGCGCCAAGCTTGGCGTCCTGGTGTTCCAGCTGAGCCCCCTGCCGTGGGGGTGGCTGAGTCGTCCCGCGGCGCTGTTCGAGAAGCTGGGCCGCATGCTGGCGGCTGTCCGGGAGGCCTTGTCCGCGCATGGCGCCGTGATCGTCGCGGTGGAAGTGCGGGATCCCGAACTGCTGGGCCAGGCGCTGGTGGATACGCTCAAGGCGCATGGCGCAACGTTCTGCCTGGGCTTGCACGGCAAGATGCCGCCGATCGAAGAGCAGCTGCCGCTGCTGCGCGCGTTATGGCCGGGACCGCTGGTCTGCCGGTGGAATCTGAACCGCATCTTCGGCGCATATGGTTATGCCGACGCGCAGAAAAAGCACGATCCGTTCAATGCCATACTCAGCGAGGATCTCTCGACGCGCACGGTGCTCGCGCGCACGATACGCGGGATCACGGGTGCGGGCCAACCGGCCTACGTGACGGTCAGCAACGATGCCGAGGGCTGCGCGCCGTTGTCCATCCAGAGGCTGGCCCAGGCCGTTGCGGGGTAG